The proteins below come from a single Tachysurus fulvidraco isolate hzauxx_2018 chromosome 13, HZAU_PFXX_2.0, whole genome shotgun sequence genomic window:
- the slc38a8a gene encoding putative sodium-coupled neutral amino acid transporter 8a codes for MEAQTVRNRVFLDKPGMKRENARLGLCGAVFIMLKSALGAGLLNFPWAFSRAGGVHAAVTVEMFSLIFLVSGLVVLGYSSSISGQNTYQAVVGHICGPAIGKLCELCFVFNVFMICVAYLVILADQLKKLSISIHELITGSTGNEMPYHWYTDQRFMLFLVCLILILPLSIPKEIWIQKYTSALGTVAATYLTVAIVIRYYTRTVPEGHLSPSYNSGMDFWASMFSVIPTICFGFQCHECSIAIYSSLENKKLSNWVVISLCSMLICLAIYTLTGIYGYLTFGRNVAADVLMSYSGDDVLMIIARLLFGVSIITIYPIALLLGRLVIQDPLLRHRETYETCIRFALTAVWILITLLIALFVPDISKVISIIGGISAFFIFVFPGLCLTFAMQSQPMPARLRWILIAWGMITVLCGTFIFGQSTFFAIMQVFHKL; via the exons ATGGAAGCGCAGACGGTACGAAACAGAGTTTTTTTAGACAAGCCAGGAATGAAGAGGGAAAACGCGAGGCTGGGTTTGTGCGGCGCAGTGTTCATCATGCTGAAGTCTGCTCTTGGTGCAGGACTGCTCAACTTCCCCTGGGCTTTCTCCAGAGCTGGAGGAGTTCATGCTGCAGTCACAGTGGAGATG TTTTCTCTCATATTCCTCGTTAGTGGACTGGTGGTCCTGGGCTACTCATCCTCCATCAGTGGCCAGAACACATATCAGGCTGTGGTGGGGCACATCTGTGGGCCTGCTATAGGCAAACTGTGTGAGCTCTGCTTTGTCTTCAATGTCTTCATGATCTGTGTGGCATATCTGGTTATACTGGCAGACCagcttaaaaaat TGAGTATTTCCATACATGAGCTAATCACAGGTTCAACTGGGAACGAGATGCCTTATCACTGGTACACAGATCAGAGGTTTATGCTTTTCCTTGTGTGTCTCATTTTGATTCTTCCTCTATCAATTCCAAAAGAGATTTGGATACAGAAGTATACCAG CGCATTAGGCACTGTAGCTGCCACCTATTTGACTGTAGCCATTGTTATAAGATATTACACAAGAACAGTCCCTGAAGGTCACCTGTCCCCTTCATACAACAGTGG GATGGACTTTTGGGCTTCCATGTTCAGCGTCATCCCCACAATCTGCTTTGGCTTTCAG TGTCATGAGTGCAGCATTGCCATCTACAGCAGTTTGGAGAATAAAAAGCTTTCAAACTGGGTCGTAATCTCATTATGTTCTATGCTTATCTGCCTTGCTATCTACACTCTAACTG GTATCTATGGATATCTCACCTTTGGGAGGAACGTTGCTGCTGACGTTCTGATGTCATACAGTGGAGATGATGTTCTTATGATTATTGCAAGATTACTCTTTGGGGTTTCCATCATCACCATCTACCCCATTGCTCTTTTACTCGGAAG GTTGGTGATTCAGGATCCATTACTGCGTCACAGAGAGACTTATGAGACTTGCATCAGATTTGCTTTGACTGCAGTGTGGATCCTCATCACTCTCCTCATCGCTCTGTTCGTTCCAGACATCAGCAAAGTCATCAGCATTATTGGTGGCATTAGTGCATTCTTCATCTTCGTATTCCCAG GACTTTGTTTAACATTTGCAATGCAATCTCAGCCAATGCCAGCAAGACTAAG gtgGATTTTAATTGCATGGGGAATGATCACAGTTTTATGTGGCACATTCATTTTTGGCCAGAGCACTTTCTTTGCCATTATGCAGGTCTTTCATAAGCTATGA